Within the Echinicola sp. 20G genome, the region AGCTTTGATAGGTTCTCCTTCTTGATCGAGAATTAAAATATCTTTTGGAGCTTCTCCGAATTGGAGCATATCATCACTGAGCTTGGCTACCTTTGGCGCAATGGCCGGCTCCTCATTAGCCGGTTCATCCGCATAAGGGCTGGTTCCAGTAGATAGGTATTTTCCTGTTCTCCATTTTTGGAGTTGGCCACCCCAGATACCACCCCAATAGATGTAATGCTGGCCATCACTATCCTCGAACACGGCAGGGTCAATGCTAAAGCTGTTTTTGATTGGCTCAGGTTCTGCTTTAAATGGTCCCGATGGGCTTTCGGAAGTGGCTACGCCAAGTCTGAATATATCCTCTTGATCTTTAGCAGGAAAGTAGAGGTAATATTTTCCATTCTTTTCTGCAGCATCAGGAGCCCATAATTGTCTTTTGGCCCAAGGAATGTCTTTTATGTCCAATACTTTTCCATGATCAATTATTTCTGACGTAGAAGATTCCATAGAGTAAACATGATAATCCATCATGTTGAAATGCGCTCCAGAATCATCTTCTTCCACAGTAGTCTCTACATCATGTGATGGATAGATATAGATTTTGTTTTCAAAGACATGCGCAGATGGATCTGCGGTGTAGTGATCGGAGATAAGGGGAGAGGAAAGAAAGGTTATACTATCTTGCTTTGGTGCTTCAGGAATGGATGCAATATCCTTATCCTCATTGGAACCTTGATTTGAATTGGATTGACAGCAAAGTAAGATCAGCGCTGCGCCGCTAATCAAAAAGGTTGATTTTAATTTTAGAGCAAATAGATGCATTGTAGGTTATTTAGGTTTAGGAAGTATTTCACCTAAAATACAAAAAAAAAGCAGGTAGTGTTTGAATTGAAGCGTCAAAAGGCGGCCTCTTAAGAAGGTCGCCTTTTGACGTATTTATAGAAGCTTACCTATTATTTTTCATTTAATAGATAATAGGAATCACTCCATTTTAGCTCATTTTGGATGCCCCTGATGGTGGTATCTTTGTCAATGTTTACACTTTCTATACCTGCCATGGTGGCAAAATCATTGAGATGTTCTGAAGTCAAACTTTGACTGAAACAAGTATGGTGGGCTCCTCCTGCCAAGATCCATGCAGCACAGCCAGTTTTCATATCAGGTAGTGGCTTCCACATCACTCTTGCCACAGGAAGTTTAGGAAGGTCTTTAAGAGGAGCAACTCCTTCTACATCATTTACAATCAACCTGAAGCGGTTGCCCATGTCCACGATGGAAGCATTTAATCCTGCTCCATCTATGCCATTAAATACCAACCTTACCGGGTCTTCTTTGCCACCAATTCCTAAAGGATGTACTTCGCAGGATGGTTTGCCTGCAGCTAAGGTAGGATCTACCTCCAACATATGTGATCCCAATACCAAACTGTTTTTTGGATCAAAATGATAAGTGTAATCTTCCATAAAGGCATTTCCACCTTTTAGGCCACTGCCTATTACTTTCATGGCCCTCACCAAAGCGGCTGTTTTCCAATCTCCTTCTCCTGCATAGCCATAACCGTCAGCCATCAAACGTTGGGTTGCAATACCAGGCAGTTGCTTCATGCCATGAAGATCCTCAAAGGTGTTGGAGAAGCCTTTAAATCCACCTTCTTCCAGAAAGGTTCTCATACCAACTTCAATTTTAGCAGCGTCCAAAAGTGATTGTCTTTTGGCTCCACCGGACTTGAGGTCAGCAGTGAGGTTGTAGCTGGCTTCATATTCTTCAACTAGTGCTTTCAATTGAGCATCAGTGACTGCGTTAATCTTTTCAACCAAATCACCCACTGCATAGGTGTTGACGGAGAAACCAAATTTCAGCTCGGCCTCTACTTTGTCACCATCTGTTACTGCCACATAGCGCATGTTGTCCCCAAACCGGGCAAATTTAGCACCTTGCCAATCATGCCAACCACTGGCAGCCCTTGCCCATACATCTATTTGTTGGTGAACCTCTTCATCTTTCCAGTGTCCTACAACTACCTTTCGGTTGATCTTCATGCGAGCGGTCATAAAGCCGAACTCACGGTCACCATGGGCACTTTGGTTCAGGTTCATGAAATCCATATCGATGGAGTTCCATGGAATATCCTGATTGTATTGTGTATGAAGGTGTAATAATGGTTTTTGAAGGATTTTTAAACCATTGATCCACATTTTAGCGGGAGAAAAAGTATGCATCCATGTTACCAGGCCAATGCAGTTTGGCGCTTGATTGGCTTCCTGTACAATGGCATATATTTCTTCTGTTGTTTTTACGACAGGTTTAAATACCGTGCTTACGGCAATTTGGGGTGAATTGTTGAGTTCTTGAGCAATGATTTCAGCATGCTCAGCCACCTGACGGAGTGTTTCTTCTCCATAAAGGTGCTGGCTCCCGGTGATAAACCAAACCTCGTTTTCTTTTAAATTTTTCATATCTCTTTCTAATTATTCTTTCTCAAAGTTGTGCTTACATCCAGAAGAAGTAGTAAAGCAATCCGACGATTAATGTTATACCGGCTGCACCAAGGTTAAAAGGGGTGGTGGTCTTGAACAAAGCTGGATCTACATTAAATGATTTTGGATCTGCAGTTTCCATTTTGACATTCGTATACAAGATTACTCCGAGCATTACAAATAAGACTGCCAACATAAAGATAGCTTCAATGCCCAAATAAGCGTAGCTATTGAATAAACCGAAGCCAATGGCAGCACAAACGATACCTAAAATGATAAAGAAGTAACTTGAAGCTACCGTCTTAGCGGCTTGTTTCCCTGATTTGTGGTCAGGATTAATAAAGCTCTTTTTCTCGGAGAAACTGATCAAAGAGGCGATAAAGCAAAGAATTATAAATACATAGCCCATTCTAAGGATGAAAGGCATTTCTGGATAAAAGACTTTAAAGACAATACCTGCAGGTATGGTTGCTATGGCTGTCCAAAGGGCTGCATTGGCTGTAGCTTGTCGCCAAAGTAGTCCCATGCCAAAAACAACTACCACGCCAGGATATATATAGCCGGTGTATTCTTGGATGTATTGGAATACCTGGTCTAAAGAAGCAAGCTGAGGTGCTACCAACATAGCAATGAGCAATGCTACAACAGCTACGATTCTGCCTGTTCTTACCAATTCATGGTTGTTGGCCTTGGGCTTAAAATAAACCTTATAAATATCCATGGTAAAAATGGTCGAGGTACTGTTGATCATGGAGGCCAAGGAAGAGACAATGGCAGCTGCTAGGGCGGCAAAAGCCAAACCTCTTATTCCATTGGGGATAAAATTCCTTAAGAGCCATGGATAGGCTTCATCCGATTTTTGGATAGTACCAATGTGCTCAATTGGAAGGTTCAGAATTGTAGATAATTGTTCAGGGGTATAATCATTGATCAGCACATAAGCTGCAATGCCAGGAATGACTACAATTATAGGCATAAGAAGCTTTAGGTAACCTGCAAATAACAAACCTTTTTTAGCTTCATCTATACTTTTGGCAGCAAGGCCTTTTTGGATAATGTACTGGTTGAAGCCCCAGTAACCAAGGTTTGTAAGCCACATACCTCCAAGAATAACAGCAAGTCCGGGAAGGTCTTGGAAAGCATCTCGGCTTCCCCCGACGCCATCAGGTACCATGACTCTACCCTGGGGCATGATCATGACAAAGTGGTCTTTGGCATCTCGATACAAGTTGCCAATACCCGCAATGACACCATCTCCCATACCTACAGCATCTAATGCCAGAAATGTAGTAATCAAACCGCCTGCTACAAGAATCACCACTTGAACCACATCTGTCCAAGCCACCGCTTCCAGACCTCCGTAAATAGAATAGATACCTGAGAATATCAATAGCCCGATAATACCATATTGCAAGGGGATTCCCATGATTTTGTCCAAAGCCAATGCCCCTAGATAACTTACTGAAGTCAGGTTTACGAATACATATACTAGAAGCCAAAAGACAGCAAATGCTGTACTTACACCCTTGTTGAATCTTTCGCTCAGAAACTGAGGCATGGTGTAAACCCCATGCTGAAGGAAGATAGGGAGGAAGTATTTGGCAACGATAATGAGTGCAATACCAGCTATCCATTCATAGGCTGATATTCCAAGGCCAATGGCAAAGCCCGAACCCGAAGTGCCGATGAAATGTTCTGCGGAAATGTTGGCTGCGATAAGCGAGGCGCCCACGGCCCACCAAGTGAGTGATTTGTCAGCCAGAAAGTATTCCTGAGCTGTTTTTTCCAAACCTTTTTTTGATCTGGAAACCCATAAGCCTACAGAAACAATGGCTATGGCGTAGAGTATGAAAATAACATAATCTAAAGTAGAAAAACCTGCAGTCATGATATGATATTGAGGGTTTATGTTAGGTGTATTGCCGGAGCAATTCCAATATAAATTTTATTTAAGTGTCATATTTACACCTAAAAAATCAGAAAAAAAAATAATGAGCAAAAAATTACTCATTAACACCGGGCATTTCATTTCGAGGGATGAAATTCAAAACGGTTTGAAATTGATCTTTATAGGTGGACTCATTAATGCTGTAATAGAATGCACCCTTTTTCGAACTGGTTTTGTCCTTATCGTTTTCCTTGATCAACATATTGGTGGAGAGTACTTTTCTAGTAAAGTTTCTCTTATCAATTTTAGTTTCGTACAAACTTTCATACATAGCTTGTAAGTGGGGAAGGGTAAACTTCTTGGGTAGCAACTCAAACAAGATAGGGTGAAGGGCTGCTTTGTACCTGAGCCTTGTTTTGGCCATTTCTACCATTTCTTCATGGTCAAAAATAAGGTGGGGCAATTCATTCATGCTGAACCAGTGAGCATGGAATGTATCGCTGATCTGTTTTTCATACTTATGAATATCGATCAAGGCAACATAGGCCACGGCAATGGTTCTTTCTACAGGATCACGATCAGGTCTGCTAAAAGTATGCATTTGTTCCATGTAGACATCTTCCAGGCCGGTCAGCTGTTTAAGAATTCTGTTGGCAGCATCATCAAGTGATTCTGTAGGCTGAAGGAACCCTCCCATAAGACTCCATTTTTCCTTTTCTGGTGCAAAGCCTCTTTGTATTAAAAGTAGCTTGTAATCTGAACCATCAAAGCCGAAAATAATACAATCAATGGCTGTAAGAATCCTGGTTTGATTAGAATATTTGATCATAGTTGTCGGAGTAATAAATCGTCTCTAATGGGCTAAAAAGCTGAATTGAATAGTAAGTGAATCATTAATTGATAGGATAGGAGTTTTAAAACTAAACGTTAATCTTCTTCTCGCTAAATCAATGGAGACGCTTGGGTTTTTTATTAATTGAAATATTGCTGTTTATACCTTATGCCTAAGTTAACAGTATAAGTTTAGTGTTCGTCGTTTACTTCAATCCAATAACCATTTGGGTCTTGGATATAGATTTGTTTAACGCCATCAGGGCGTATGTTGACCTTGCCCTTTTCTCCAGGCCAATCCTCAAATGAGATATTGTGGGCCCTTAGCTTTTCGATAAAGCTATCCAAGTCGGCCATGCTAAAGCAAAGGTGGTTGATTTTATTGATAGTAGGAGCTGTCCAAGGAAGTTGTTCTATCAAGTGAAGTTGTCCGCCGCCTATGTCGTACCAAGTGTGCCGTCCATCTTTAAAAGGTTCTTCTATTTCTGTTAAGCCTAAGAAATTGCCGTAAAAATCAGAACTCGCCTTTAAGTCTTCTACATAGACAGCTATGTGGTTTAGTTTGGTTTGACTATAGGCACTCATGCAAATACTTGATAATAATAAAATGGAGAGAAAGGCTAACAGGTTTTTCATTGTTCTTGATAAGGTTGTAGTGGATTCAAGTAAGCAATTTAAATAAAAAATAAAAAAAGCGGGTGGTTGCCCGCTTTTTTGTGTTATTCAGACACTGCGTCTTGTTTGAAAGCTAGCTTTTCGGCTTCGTCAAATAGCTTTATACCTTGGAGATAAATTTCATTAATGTCATTGATGACCTTATAGAATGCATTGTCATCATAAATATTTCTTCCCATATGGGCTTTAAGTAGGATCTTTAAATAGGCTTTTGATTTTTCAAAAGCTTTCTTATCAAATTTCACCTTATTTTTTTCTCCAATAGCGATGACTTCTTGAAGCATTTTATCGGAAACCTCAAAGTCATTGTAATAGGTCTCAAAGGACATGTTTTCAAACTTCTTCTTATTATCTTCCAAGTAGTCCAAGATAAATTCCCTGTGGGTATCTGTTCCAAATAGCCTATTGACATAGGCACTGGTCATGGTTGTGTCCATTGGAACAAAATAATCCGGCATGATTCCTCCGCCACCATAAACAGTTCTTCCTTTGGTGGTTTGGTATTTCAGGGAATCATTGAAATGAATACTGTCGGCACTGAAGAACTCACCATGCTCAAATCGGTTGATCCAGTCCATGCTGTATTCATCTGGGTTGTCACCATAAGGCTTTTGAATAGATCTGCCAGATGGCGTGTAATACCTTGCAATGGTCAATCTCAATTCCGCACCATCGGAAAGGTCAATTGGCATTTGAACCAATCCCTTACCAAACGATCTTCGCCCTACAATCAAAGCCCTGTCATTATCCTGAAGTGCTCCGGAAACAATCTCTGATGCGGAAGCACTACCTTCATTGATCAAAACAACCACTGATCCATCTTCAAACACACCAGGCCTCATGGCATAAGCCTTTTGGTTGTAGCGATTGACTTTCCCTTTTTGGGAAACTATTAATGCATTGTCTGCTAGGATTTCATCTGCAATGTTGATGGCAGCTCCCATGTAACCACCTGGGTTACCTTGTAGGTCAAGTACCAGTTTGGTCATGCCTTCCGCTTTCAGGTCTTCCAATGACTGTTTGAATTCGTCATAGGTGGTAGCGGCGAAACGGGTGATCTTGATATATCCCGTGTCATCATTGATCATGTACGATGCATTGATGCTGTATTGTGGGATTTTATCTCGGGTAATGGCAAAGTCCAAAAGGTCCGCTTGATGTTTTCTTTTGATAGCCACATTCACCACACTTCCTTTAGGACCTCTCAAAAGGTCAAAGACATCTCTATTGGTCACGCCGGTTCCGGCCACGGTTTCACCATCTACTTTGATGATCTGGTCACCAGACTGTATCCCTAGTTTCTCAGAGGGACCTCCGGTCAAAGGCGCCACGACATAGATAGTGTCTCTTAGAATTCCGAATTCCACGCCAATTCCATCAAACTCTCCATCCAGTTGTGATTGGGCCAATTCTGCATCCTTGGCAGGAATATAGCTGGAGTGAGGGTCCAGTTCCTCTAGCATTTTTTCAATGCCGTGTTCTACCAATTCGGTGGTGTTGACAGTGTCCACATAATCTCTGTCAATATAAGTAATGATTTCCTGCAACTTGTACAAAGCCGCTTTCAGATCATTGTGGTCAGTTTTAGGTTCGGCAAAAGTAGCTCCTATCCAAATGCCAGCAGAAATAGCCAAGGCCAGAATGATAGGAAGTCTAATTTGTGCTTTGGTGTTTTTGGTCGGTTCTTTCTCGGAACCTAAAGTCTTTCTTTCTTCGCTCACGATGTCCTCATTTTATGATTACTAGATTAGAGTAAGATCAATATTAATCTTCAAATATACAATTTAACATGATTTTCCACTATTTCGTTTTTATAAACGTAATAAAATCAATTTCGGTGACTGATAAGCTCAAATTTTAACCGAAAAAATTTTACTTTTGCTTACATGCCAAATCTTCCAAACATACAGAAACGCTCAATTGGAGAACTTGTAAAGGAAAACTATGTTTTCGCGGGTGTGCTGCATTATTTTGGAATTAGCTTTTATCGTTATGAGCAGCAGTCTTTGGAGGAAGTTTGCAAGGCTTTTAAAATCAACCCTCGACAGCTGATCAATGAATTGGAAGCATGGGCTTGGAGAAAGGAGCCGAGCAAAGAGGAACTTTACTTACATCCCATTGAGGTATTGGTGGAGTATCTCAAAAATAAGCACCATTTCTTTTTGAGACATGAGCTGCCTTTTCTCTCCAATATGATTGAAGGAATTTCCACAAATGATCAATATACTAGCCTTTTGGGAGATATGAGGTTGATGTTTCCCCTTTTTGTGGATGACTTTATCCACCATATCCATGAAGAGGAGAATACGCTTTTTAATCGTATCAAAACGCTTCAGGAAATTGAAAGTAACCGGTTTAGGCTGGAGGAAGCTTTAAAGGTTTTGGGGCATTCACCCATTGCAGATTTGGCAGAAGAACATGAGGTGCACGATGACGAAATGGAAGGTATCCGAAAATTGACCAATGGTTACCAATTGGATCAAGCTGCTCCAACTGCGATCAAAGTGCTTTACCATGAATTACAGAATTTTGAAAAAGAGCTGATCATTCATGCCACCATTGAGAATGAACTTTTGTTTCCAAAAGCTGTTGAGTTGGAGAAAGAGGTGAAAAGGAAGATAATCAGCAAAATAAGATTGAATTAGATGGGAAGGATTTTAGCCATTGACTTGGGAACAAAAAGAACTGGCATTGCCGTTACGGACATACTGAAGATTACAGCCAATCCACTTGAAACCATCAGGACAATGGACTTGGACAAATTCCTAAAGGATTATTTTGCCAAGGAAGAGGTGGAAGCCATTGTGGTCGGCTTTCCTAAGTCCATGGACGGTAGTGACACCAATATGACCCAACCAACGATCAAGTTAAAAGAAAAATTGGCCGCGCAATATGCGGACAAGAAGGTGGTGTTGGTCGATGAGCGATTCACTTCCAAGCTGGCCATGCAGAGCATGATCACCATGGGCAGCAAAAAGAAAGACAGAAAAGAAAAGGCCGGAAATCTGGACAAGATCAGCGCGGCAATTATATTACAAACCTATTTAGAGCAAATATGATATATCCGATAGTAGCATACGGAAATCCGATATTGAAGAGAGAAGCAGAAGAAATCAACGAAGGAGAAGATATTAATGGCTTGATCTCGGATATGTATGACACCATGGATCATGCAAGTGGCGTGGGCCTTGCTGCCCCCCAAATCAACAAAGGCATTAGGCTTTTTGTGATTGACAGTACCTTGATGCTGGATGAAGACAGTGAGGAGAAAGGCATCAGAAGAGCTTTTATCAACCCAATTATATTGGATGAGTATGGCGATGACTATGGCTTCGAAGAAGGTTGTTTGAGCATACCTGATGTAAGGGCAGAAGTCATTCGCCCAGAGAAATTGACCATCGAATATTTTGATGAAAACTGGAACCTGAAAGAAGAAGAGTTTTCCGGGATGACTGCCAGGGTTATACAACATGAGTATGACCATCTGGAAGGGATACTTTTTGTGGATTATCTGAAAGGCTTAAAAAAGAGAATGGTCAAGAGTAAATTGATAGATGTCAGCAAAGGTAAAATACCTACTGACTATAGGATGGTTTATCCTGTTAAATAAAATTTGTAAAACGATATATTGAAAGTTGATTGGGGCTGTTCCTGATCAACTTTTTTGTTA harbors:
- a CDS encoding glycoside hydrolase family 43 protein; its protein translation is MISGAALILLCCQSNSNQGSNEDKDIASIPEAPKQDSITFLSSPLISDHYTADPSAHVFENKIYIYPSHDVETTVEEDDSGAHFNMMDYHVYSMESSTSEIIDHGKVLDIKDIPWAKRQLWAPDAAEKNGKYYLYFPAKDQEDIFRLGVATSESPSGPFKAEPEPIKNSFSIDPAVFEDSDGQHYIYWGGIWGGQLQKWRTGKYLSTGTSPYADEPANEEPAIAPKVAKLSDDMLQFGEAPKDILILDQEGEPIKAGDHERRFFEAAWLHKYQGKYYFSYSTGDTHNIAYAIGDSPYGPFTYQGVILKPVQGWTNHHSIIEAKGEWYIFYHDTELSGKTHLRNIKMTKLSHLPDGSIETIIPMKKMK
- the araA gene encoding L-arabinose isomerase, encoding MKNLKENEVWFITGSQHLYGEETLRQVAEHAEIIAQELNNSPQIAVSTVFKPVVKTTEEIYAIVQEANQAPNCIGLVTWMHTFSPAKMWINGLKILQKPLLHLHTQYNQDIPWNSIDMDFMNLNQSAHGDREFGFMTARMKINRKVVVGHWKDEEVHQQIDVWARAASGWHDWQGAKFARFGDNMRYVAVTDGDKVEAELKFGFSVNTYAVGDLVEKINAVTDAQLKALVEEYEASYNLTADLKSGGAKRQSLLDAAKIEVGMRTFLEEGGFKGFSNTFEDLHGMKQLPGIATQRLMADGYGYAGEGDWKTAALVRAMKVIGSGLKGGNAFMEDYTYHFDPKNSLVLGSHMLEVDPTLAAGKPSCEVHPLGIGGKEDPVRLVFNGIDGAGLNASIVDMGNRFRLIVNDVEGVAPLKDLPKLPVARVMWKPLPDMKTGCAAWILAGGAHHTCFSQSLTSEHLNDFATMAGIESVNIDKDTTIRGIQNELKWSDSYYLLNEK
- a CDS encoding sodium/sugar symporter; protein product: MTAGFSTLDYVIFILYAIAIVSVGLWVSRSKKGLEKTAQEYFLADKSLTWWAVGASLIAANISAEHFIGTSGSGFAIGLGISAYEWIAGIALIIVAKYFLPIFLQHGVYTMPQFLSERFNKGVSTAFAVFWLLVYVFVNLTSVSYLGALALDKIMGIPLQYGIIGLLIFSGIYSIYGGLEAVAWTDVVQVVILVAGGLITTFLALDAVGMGDGVIAGIGNLYRDAKDHFVMIMPQGRVMVPDGVGGSRDAFQDLPGLAVILGGMWLTNLGYWGFNQYIIQKGLAAKSIDEAKKGLLFAGYLKLLMPIIVVIPGIAAYVLINDYTPEQLSTILNLPIEHIGTIQKSDEAYPWLLRNFIPNGIRGLAFAALAAAIVSSLASMINSTSTIFTMDIYKVYFKPKANNHELVRTGRIVAVVALLIAMLVAPQLASLDQVFQYIQEYTGYIYPGVVVVFGMGLLWRQATANAALWTAIATIPAGIVFKVFYPEMPFILRMGYVFIILCFIASLISFSEKKSFINPDHKSGKQAAKTVASSYFFIILGIVCAAIGFGLFNSYAYLGIEAIFMLAVLFVMLGVILYTNVKMETADPKSFNVDPALFKTTTPFNLGAAGITLIVGLLYYFFWM
- a CDS encoding NUDIX domain-containing protein is translated as MIKYSNQTRILTAIDCIIFGFDGSDYKLLLIQRGFAPEKEKWSLMGGFLQPTESLDDAANRILKQLTGLEDVYMEQMHTFSRPDRDPVERTIAVAYVALIDIHKYEKQISDTFHAHWFSMNELPHLIFDHEEMVEMAKTRLRYKAALHPILFELLPKKFTLPHLQAMYESLYETKIDKRNFTRKVLSTNMLIKENDKDKTSSKKGAFYYSINESTYKDQFQTVLNFIPRNEMPGVNE
- a CDS encoding VOC family protein; the encoded protein is MKNLLAFLSILLLSSICMSAYSQTKLNHIAVYVEDLKASSDFYGNFLGLTEIEEPFKDGRHTWYDIGGGQLHLIEQLPWTAPTINKINHLCFSMADLDSFIEKLRAHNISFEDWPGEKGKVNIRPDGVKQIYIQDPNGYWIEVNDEH
- a CDS encoding S41 family peptidase, whose amino-acid sequence is MSEERKTLGSEKEPTKNTKAQIRLPIILALAISAGIWIGATFAEPKTDHNDLKAALYKLQEIITYIDRDYVDTVNTTELVEHGIEKMLEELDPHSSYIPAKDAELAQSQLDGEFDGIGVEFGILRDTIYVVAPLTGGPSEKLGIQSGDQIIKVDGETVAGTGVTNRDVFDLLRGPKGSVVNVAIKRKHQADLLDFAITRDKIPQYSINASYMINDDTGYIKITRFAATTYDEFKQSLEDLKAEGMTKLVLDLQGNPGGYMGAAINIADEILADNALIVSQKGKVNRYNQKAYAMRPGVFEDGSVVVLINEGSASASEIVSGALQDNDRALIVGRRSFGKGLVQMPIDLSDGAELRLTIARYYTPSGRSIQKPYGDNPDEYSMDWINRFEHGEFFSADSIHFNDSLKYQTTKGRTVYGGGGIMPDYFVPMDTTMTSAYVNRLFGTDTHREFILDYLEDNKKKFENMSFETYYNDFEVSDKMLQEVIAIGEKNKVKFDKKAFEKSKAYLKILLKAHMGRNIYDDNAFYKVINDINEIYLQGIKLFDEAEKLAFKQDAVSE
- a CDS encoding hemerythrin domain-containing protein produces the protein MPNLPNIQKRSIGELVKENYVFAGVLHYFGISFYRYEQQSLEEVCKAFKINPRQLINELEAWAWRKEPSKEELYLHPIEVLVEYLKNKHHFFLRHELPFLSNMIEGISTNDQYTSLLGDMRLMFPLFVDDFIHHIHEEENTLFNRIKTLQEIESNRFRLEEALKVLGHSPIADLAEEHEVHDDEMEGIRKLTNGYQLDQAAPTAIKVLYHELQNFEKELIIHATIENELLFPKAVELEKEVKRKIISKIRLN
- the ruvX gene encoding Holliday junction resolvase RuvX, whose amino-acid sequence is MGRILAIDLGTKRTGIAVTDILKITANPLETIRTMDLDKFLKDYFAKEEVEAIVVGFPKSMDGSDTNMTQPTIKLKEKLAAQYADKKVVLVDERFTSKLAMQSMITMGSKKKDRKEKAGNLDKISAAIILQTYLEQI
- the def gene encoding peptide deformylase is translated as MIYPIVAYGNPILKREAEEINEGEDINGLISDMYDTMDHASGVGLAAPQINKGIRLFVIDSTLMLDEDSEEKGIRRAFINPIILDEYGDDYGFEEGCLSIPDVRAEVIRPEKLTIEYFDENWNLKEEEFSGMTARVIQHEYDHLEGILFVDYLKGLKKRMVKSKLIDVSKGKIPTDYRMVYPVK